One window of the Fusobacterium sp. SYSU M8D902 genome contains the following:
- a CDS encoding STAS domain-containing protein, with translation MMSNFEILEKNVGEIKELKVIGELDALVAPKLKERITKLVEADSTKFIIDFEEVTHINSLAMGILRGKLKVVKEMGGDIKLIKLNEHIKTIFEMIGLDEIFEIYETEDEAIASFK, from the coding sequence ATGATGAGCAATTTTGAAATACTTGAAAAAAATGTTGGGGAAATTAAAGAGTTAAAAGTGATAGGAGAGTTAGATGCTTTAGTAGCACCTAAGTTAAAAGAGAGAATAACAAAATTAGTAGAAGCTGATTCTACAAAATTTATAATTGATTTTGAGGAAGTTACTCATATCAACAGCTTGGCTATGGGGATTTTAAGAGGAAAGTTAAAAGTTGTTAAAGAGATGGGTGGAGATATAAAGCTTATCAAATTAAATGAACATATAAAAACAATATTTGAGATGATAGGATTAGATGAGATATTTGAAATATATGAAACAGAAGATGAGGCAATAGCAAGTTTTAAATAA
- the rny gene encoding ribonuclease Y has product MNTVLGIGLIIIGLGIVFAILYKKSVIDKKINELNDLEDEVAKSKIKAQEIVENAEKNAHARGKEIELKAKEHAYSIKEEAEKEIKNAKNELLQKEARLTKKEETLDNKIEKLELKSQELERTTEELEAKKDEIEAIKLKQEDELERISGLSKVEAKEILISKLRDDLTHETAVAIREFENKLEDEKDRISRRILSTAIGKASAEYVVDATVSVVNLPNDEMKGRIIGREGRNIRAIEALTGVDIIIDDTPEAVVLSSFDGVKREIARLAIEKLITDGRIHPGKIEEVVNKARKEIDKEIVDAGEGAMIELGIPGMHPEIIKTLGRLKFRTSYGQNVLTHSIEVAKLSANLAAEIGADTELAKRAGLLHDVGKVLESDIESSHALIGGEFLKKFGEKPEVINAVMAHHNEVEFETVEAIIVQAADAVSASRPGARRETLTAYLKRLESLEEIANSFSGVESSFAIQAGRELRIIVNPEAMSDDEATKMARDVAKKIEDSMQYPGQIKVTIVRETRAVDYAK; this is encoded by the coding sequence ATGAATACAGTTTTAGGAATAGGTTTGATAATAATCGGACTAGGAATAGTATTTGCTATTCTTTATAAAAAGTCTGTTATAGATAAAAAGATAAATGAGTTAAATGACTTAGAAGATGAAGTAGCAAAATCAAAGATAAAGGCTCAAGAAATAGTTGAAAATGCAGAGAAAAATGCACACGCAAGAGGAAAAGAGATCGAGTTAAAGGCAAAAGAACACGCATACTCAATAAAAGAGGAAGCTGAAAAAGAGATAAAAAATGCTAAAAATGAGCTTTTACAAAAAGAAGCTAGACTTACTAAAAAAGAGGAAACTTTAGATAATAAGATTGAGAAGTTAGAGTTAAAAAGTCAAGAGTTAGAGAGAACTACAGAGGAATTAGAAGCTAAAAAAGATGAGATAGAAGCTATAAAATTAAAACAAGAAGATGAATTAGAGAGAATCTCTGGATTATCTAAAGTAGAGGCAAAAGAGATTTTAATCTCTAAGTTAAGAGATGATCTAACTCATGAAACAGCTGTAGCAATTAGAGAGTTTGAAAATAAGCTTGAAGATGAAAAGGATAGAATTTCAAGAAGAATTTTATCAACTGCTATTGGTAAAGCTTCTGCTGAGTATGTAGTAGATGCTACAGTGTCAGTTGTAAACCTACCTAATGATGAGATGAAAGGAAGAATCATAGGTAGAGAGGGAAGAAATATTAGAGCTATTGAGGCTTTAACAGGTGTAGATATAATAATAGATGATACTCCAGAAGCAGTTGTATTATCTAGTTTTGATGGAGTAAAAAGAGAGATAGCTAGACTTGCTATTGAAAAATTAATTACTGATGGTAGAATACACCCAGGAAAAATTGAAGAGGTAGTTAATAAAGCAAGAAAAGAGATTGACAAAGAGATAGTAGATGCTGGAGAGGGAGCTATGATAGAGCTTGGAATTCCTGGAATGCATCCTGAAATTATAAAAACTTTAGGAAGATTAAAGTTTAGAACAAGTTATGGACAAAATGTACTTACTCACTCAATTGAAGTTGCAAAACTTTCAGCTAACTTAGCAGCAGAGATAGGTGCAGATACAGAGCTAGCAAAAAGAGCTGGATTATTACACGACGTAGGAAAAGTATTAGAAAGTGATATAGAGTCTTCTCATGCACTTATTGGTGGAGAGTTCTTAAAGAAATTCGGAGAGAAGCCAGAGGTTATAAATGCAGTTATGGCTCACCATAATGAAGTTGAGTTTGAAACTGTTGAAGCAATAATTGTTCAAGCAGCAGATGCTGTTTCAGCTTCAAGACCAGGAGCTAGAAGAGAGACATTGACAGCTTACTTGAAGAGATTAGAGAGTCTTGAGGAGATTGCAAATTCATTCTCAGGAGTGGAGTCATCTTTTGCAATTCAAGCAGGTAGAGAGCTTAGAATAATAGTAAATCCTGAAGCTATGTCAGATGATGAGGCTACAAAAATGGCTAGAGATGTGGCTAAGAAAATAGAGGATTCAATGCAATATCCTGGACAAATAAAAGTAACTATAGTTAGAGAAACAAGAGCTGTAGATTACGCTAAATAA
- the miaA gene encoding tRNA (adenosine(37)-N6)-dimethylallyltransferase MiaA, translated as MKKGVVIAGPTGVGKTALSIKLAKILNADIISADSAQVYKGMDIGTAKITTEEMEGVKHYLLDILEPVKKYSVGDFQKDVDKILKQKEIEDKVVILTGGTGLYINSITEGLSELPASDMKMREEFMKISSEELYEELKLVDPEGAEEIHPNNKKRVERALEVYRLTGEKFSKLSKKNIKNNNYSFLKIALERGRENLYERINLRVDMMVEAGLEQEVKRLYDIYGDVLRKINIIGYSEFIDYFNGRLTYEEAVNMIKQNSRRYAKRQFTWFKNDHTYIWYNLEELSEDEIIEDVLKKLNSKMDN; from the coding sequence ATGAAAAAGGGAGTAGTGATAGCAGGTCCTACAGGAGTAGGTAAAACTGCACTATCTATAAAGTTGGCTAAAATTTTAAATGCAGATATTATTTCAGCTGATTCAGCTCAAGTATATAAAGGAATGGATATTGGAACAGCTAAAATAACAACTGAAGAGATGGAAGGTGTAAAGCACTATTTGTTGGATATACTGGAGCCTGTAAAAAAATATAGTGTTGGAGACTTTCAAAAAGATGTGGATAAGATACTAAAACAGAAAGAGATAGAGGATAAAGTTGTAATATTAACAGGAGGTACTGGCTTATATATCAACTCTATAACTGAAGGGTTATCAGAACTACCGGCTTCGGATATGAAGATGAGAGAGGAGTTTATGAAGATTTCTTCTGAAGAGCTATATGAAGAGTTGAAACTTGTAGATCCAGAGGGAGCAGAGGAGATACACCCGAATAATAAGAAAAGAGTTGAAAGAGCTTTAGAAGTATATAGATTAACTGGAGAAAAATTTTCTAAACTATCTAAAAAAAATATAAAAAATAATAATTATAGTTTTTTAAAAATTGCTTTAGAAAGAGGGAGAGAGAACCTCTATGAAAGAATAAACTTGAGAGTAGATATGATGGTAGAGGCTGGATTGGAGCAGGAAGTTAAGAGACTATATGACATCTATGGAGATGTTTTGAGAAAGATCAATATAATAGGTTACTCAGAGTTTATAGATTACTTCAATGGAAGGTTAACCTATGAAGAAGCTGTAAATATGATAAAGCAAAACTCTAGAAGATATGCAAAAAGACAGTTTACTTGGTTTAAAAATGATCACACATATATTTGGTATAATTTAGAAGAGTTATCAGAAGATGAGATTATAGAGGATGTACTAAAAAAATTAAATAGTAAAATGGACAATTAA
- the obgE gene encoding GTPase ObgE codes for MFIDEVVITVKAGNGGDGSAAFRREKFVQFGGPDGGDGGNGGSVIFVADPNINTLIDFKFKKLFKAQNGENGQKKQMYGKTGADLVIKVPVGTQVRDVETGKLLLDLNVVGEKRILLRGGKGGLGNVHFKSSVRKTPKIAGKGREGAEIKVKLELKLIADVALVGYPSVGKSSFINKVSAANSKVGSYHFTTLEPKLGVVRLEEGKSFVIADIPGLIEGAHEGVGLGDKFLRHIERCKMIYHLVDVAEIEGRDAIEDYEKINTELRKFSEKLANKKQIVLANKMDLLWDMEKYDKFKAYVEAQGNEVYPVSVILNEGIKEVLYKSWNMLEEIDREPLEDEADIDEVLREIKGDKEAFIITQDEEGTYVVEGRVLDGVLAKYVITMDDESIVNFLHMMRSLGMEEAMREAGIQDGDTVRIADVEFEYVE; via the coding sequence ATGTTTATAGATGAAGTTGTGATAACTGTCAAGGCAGGAAATGGTGGAGATGGTTCAGCTGCGTTTAGAAGAGAGAAATTTGTTCAGTTCGGTGGTCCAGATGGTGGAGATGGAGGAAATGGAGGAAGTGTAATCTTTGTAGCTGATCCTAATATAAATACACTTATAGATTTTAAATTTAAAAAATTATTTAAAGCTCAAAATGGAGAAAATGGGCAGAAAAAACAGATGTATGGAAAAACAGGAGCGGATTTAGTAATTAAAGTCCCTGTTGGAACACAGGTAAGAGATGTTGAAACTGGAAAACTTTTACTTGATTTAAATGTAGTGGGAGAGAAGAGAATACTACTTAGAGGTGGAAAGGGTGGATTAGGAAATGTTCACTTTAAATCTTCAGTTAGAAAAACTCCTAAAATAGCAGGAAAAGGTAGAGAAGGAGCAGAGATAAAAGTAAAATTAGAGTTAAAACTTATAGCTGATGTAGCACTGGTAGGTTATCCATCAGTTGGAAAATCAAGTTTTATAAATAAAGTTTCTGCAGCAAACTCAAAGGTAGGAAGTTACCACTTTACAACATTAGAGCCAAAATTGGGAGTTGTAAGATTGGAAGAGGGAAAATCTTTCGTAATAGCTGATATACCAGGACTTATTGAAGGAGCACATGAAGGGGTAGGTCTAGGAGATAAATTCTTAAGACATATTGAGAGATGTAAAATGATCTATCATTTAGTAGATGTGGCTGAGATAGAGGGAAGAGATGCCATAGAAGACTATGAAAAGATCAATACTGAGCTTAGAAAGTTCAGTGAAAAATTAGCTAACAAAAAGCAGATAGTTTTAGCTAATAAGATGGATCTTTTATGGGATATGGAAAAATATGATAAATTTAAAGCATATGTTGAAGCTCAAGGGAATGAAGTTTATCCTGTATCTGTAATTTTAAATGAAGGGATAAAAGAGGTATTGTATAAGAGCTGGAATATGTTAGAAGAGATAGACAGAGAGCCATTGGAAGATGAAGCTGATATAGATGAAGTTTTAAGAGAGATCAAGGGAGATAAGGAAGCTTTCATTATCACTCAAGATGAAGAGGGAACATATGTAGTAGAAGGAAGAGTATTAGATGGAGTTCTAGCTAAATATGTTATCACTATGGATGATGAGTCAATAGTAAACTTCTTACATATGATGAGATCTTTAGGAATGGAAGAAGCAATGAGAGAAGCTGGAATTCAAGATGGAGATACTGTAAGAATAGCAGATGTAGAGTTTGAGTACGTAGAGTAA
- a CDS encoding ATP-binding protein, producing MKPNEVKITVPSSLENLSLIRAMVKTYLELHQVSQKDVFQLLSVVDELSTNVVEHGYEYKPGDIILEIQKSNDIIRLIVEDNGVGFDEEKLSKEEGGMGLFIARAIADDFRIEKKLNGTLFRVEKKVKEA from the coding sequence ATGAAACCAAATGAAGTGAAGATCACAGTTCCTTCTTCTTTAGAAAATTTATCTTTAATAAGAGCTATGGTAAAAACATATCTAGAACTACATCAAGTGAGCCAAAAAGATGTGTTTCAACTTTTATCAGTGGTAGATGAACTTTCAACAAATGTAGTTGAACACGGATATGAGTATAAGCCTGGAGATATCATTTTAGAAATTCAAAAATCAAACGATATTATTCGTTTAATTGTAGAAGATAATGGTGTGGGGTTTGATGAAGAGAAATTGAGTAAAGAAGAGGGTGGAATGGGTCTTTTTATAGCAAGAGCCATTGCAGATGACTTTAGAATCGAAAAGAAATTAAATGGAACATTGTTTAGAGTAGAAAAAAAAGTTAAGGAGGCATAA
- a CDS encoding FMN-binding protein: protein MKKLLLSLMAIFTITAVAATKEGTGLGYKDDITVSVETEGDKIVAIKVIKMEETKRIAEPAIEKLTAEIIAKQSVEVDNVAGATYTSEGFKEAVADALKK from the coding sequence ATGAAAAAACTATTACTAAGCCTTATGGCTATATTTACAATAACTGCTGTTGCAGCTACTAAAGAGGGAACTGGTTTAGGATACAAAGATGATATCACTGTTTCTGTTGAAACAGAAGGAGATAAAATCGTTGCTATAAAAGTTATTAAAATGGAGGAAACTAAGAGAATTGCTGAACCTGCTATTGAAAAACTTACTGCAGAGATCATAGCTAAACAATCTGTAGAAGTTGATAATGTAGCTGGTGCTACTTATACTTCTGAAGGGTTCAAAGAAGCTGTAGCTGATGCTCTAAAAAAATAG
- a CDS encoding TSCPD domain-containing protein, giving the protein MKKTVVILASILLAQNAMASKVINKDVTFTEKTYGVCSTEMTVSVKDGKIESFSAVKGCPGNLAAIGKLLPGMEVTKVIELLDDNYCSGAPLAGYTSCMDNLVEMLKKHVTGEGEGPMIEIRKAQRAAKLKVAFSGHVCSGCGLCQASFS; this is encoded by the coding sequence ATGAAAAAAACTGTTGTTATCCTTGCTTCTATTTTATTAGCACAAAATGCTATGGCTTCTAAGGTAATTAACAAAGATGTTACTTTTACCGAAAAAACTTATGGTGTCTGCTCTACTGAGATGACCGTATCTGTAAAAGATGGTAAGATCGAGTCTTTCTCTGCAGTAAAAGGGTGTCCAGGTAACCTTGCTGCCATTGGAAAACTTTTACCAGGAATGGAAGTTACAAAAGTTATAGAATTACTAGATGACAACTATTGTTCAGGAGCTCCACTTGCAGGTTATACTTCTTGTATGGATAACCTTGTTGAAATGCTAAAAAAACATGTTACTGGAGAGGGAGAGGGACCTATGATTGAGATTAGAAAAGCTCAAAGGGCAGCTAAACTCAAAGTTGCATTCTCTGGACATGTTTGTAGTGGTTGTGGACTTTGTCAAGCTTCATTTTCTTAA